From the Clupea harengus chromosome 15, Ch_v2.0.2, whole genome shotgun sequence genome, one window contains:
- the rpf2 gene encoding ribosome production factor 2 homolog gives MTYTDGIVKPKTKRAKRFLQGREPKLTENVKNAMIMKGGNTTDTVSQALKDIYALKKPNAVLYKKKNIMRPFEDSTSLEFFSKKSDCSLFLFGSHNKKRPNNLIFGRLFDYHVLDMIELGIEKFTSLKDIKMSKCPEGTKPMLVFAGEAFDFDNEHKRLKSVLIDFFRGPTVSSVRLAGLEHVLHFTALEGKIYMRSYKVLLKKSGCRTPRIELDEIGPSFDFVLRRTHLASDDLYKTAHRQPKALKPKKKKNISHDAFGTKFGRLHMQKQNLEKLQTRKMKGLRKRRGQHVATETAATETAATETAATEESTSPKKLRVDE, from the exons ATGACGTACACCGACGGAATCGT GAAACCGAAGACAAAGCGGGCGAAACGATTTCTTCAGGGCAGAGAACCCAAACTAACGGAAAATGTTAAGAATGCGATGATTATGAAAGGAGGGAACACAACTGACACAGTCAGCCAAGCACTGAAGGATATT TATGCTTTGAAGAAACCAAATGCAGTGCTGTACAAAAA GAAGAACATAATGAGACCGTTTGAAGACTCGACATCTTTG GAATTCTTCTCAAAAAAATCGGAttgttcattgtttttgtttggatcTCATAATAAGAAAAGGCCAAACAACCTCATATTTG GACGCTTGTTTGATTATCATGTGCTGGACATGATAGAGTTAGGTATTGAGAAGTTTACCTCTCTGAAAGATATCAAG ATGAGCAAGTGTCCGGAAGGAACCAAGCCTATGCTGGTGTTTGCCGGGGAGGCCTTTGACTTCGACAATGAGCACAAACGCCTGAAGAGTGTCTTGATCG ATTTCTTCAGGGGACCCACTGTGTCATCAGTGCGTCTGGCAGGCCTGGAGCATGTGCTACACTTCACAGCCCTTGAGGGGAAGATCTACATGCGTAGCTACAA AGTTTTGCTGAAAAAATCTGGGTGTCGGACTCCAAGAATTGAATTGGACGAGATTGGACCTTCGTTTGATTTTGTCCTCAGAAGAACTCATCTAGCATCTGATGACCTGTACAAGactgcacacagacagcccAAAGCCCTCAAG cccaagaagaagaagaacatatCCCATGATGCCTTTGGCACCAAGTTTGGTCGCCTGCACATGCAGAAGCAGAACCTGGAAAAACTGCAGACAAGGAAGATGAAGGGActaaggaagaggagaggacagcatGTCGCCACGGAGACTGCTGCCACGGAGACTGCTGCCACAGAGACTGCTGCCACAGAGGAGTCAACCTCGCCAAAGAAACTCAGAGTAGATGAGTGA
- the gopc gene encoding Golgi-associated PDZ and coiled-coil motif-containing protein isoform X2, translating to MSASPAAQSSALVSPGSGMSMFRWLEVLEKEFDKAFVDIDLLLGEIDPDQADITYEGRQKMTSLSSCFAQLCHKAQTIFQLNHKVEAQLVDLKSELAETQGEKAVVEREVHDQLLQLHAMQLQLSAKAGQAVDSDSIKDRMERELAANKKEKLKEAKLDAEVKMHKKENEALRRHIAVLQAEVYGARLAAKYLDKELAGRVQQIQLLGRDMKGPAHDKLWNQLEAEIHLHRHKTVIRACRGRNEPKKPLASPVGHEPDSLKKTQGVGPIRKVVLTKEDHEGLGISITGGKEHGVPILISEIHPGQPAERCGGLHVGDAVLAVNSINLRDAKHKEAVTILSQQRGEIEFEVVYVAPEVDSDDENVEYEDESGHRYRLYLDELEEATGPSRSNGTADNASLQAALEKMSVSDGAENGDTGISSETASEETPSKVVESSESSS from the exons ATGTCTGCTTCGCCTGCTGCGCAGTCATCCGCTTTGGTCTCTCCTGGTTCAGGGATGTCAATGTTTCGGTGGTTGGAGGTGCTCGAAAAGGAGTTTGATAAAGCATTTGTGGATATTGATTTATTGTTGGGAGAAATCGACCCAGATCAAGCAGATATTACATATGAGGGCCGCCAGAAGATGACAAGTCTAAGCTCCTGTTTTGCTCAGCTATGTCACAAAGCACAGACGATTTTCCAGCTTAATCACAAAGTTGAG GCCCAGCTGGTGGACCTGAAGTCGGAGCTGGCCGAGACTCAGGGGGAGAAGGCcgtggtggagagggaggtacacgaccagctgctgcagctgcacgCAATGCAACTCCAGCTCAGCGCCAAGGCTGGCCAGGCCGTCGACTCCGACTCCATCAAGGACCGCATG GAGAGGGAGCTGGCGGCCAACAAGAAGGAGAAGCTGAAGGAGGCCAAGCTGGATGCTGAGGTGAAGATGCACAAGAAGGAAAACGAGGCCCTCCGCAGACACATCGCGGTACTGCAGGCTGAGGTGTATGGCGCACGCCTAGCTGCCAAGTACCTGGACAAGGAGCTGGCAGGGAG AGTGCAGCAGATCCAGCTCCTGGGTCGTGACATGAAAGGACCGGCGCACGATAAACTGTGGAACCAGCTGGAAGCCGAGATTCACCTCCACCGCCACAAGACAGTCATCCGAGCCTGCAGGGGGCGCAACGAGCCAAAGAAGCCTCTGGCCTCACCCGTGGGCCAT gagccTGACTCCCTGAAGAAGACTCAAGGTGTGGGTCCCATTCGCAAAGTAGTCCTGACCAAAGAAGACCACGAGGGCCTCGGAATCTCCATCACG GGAGGGAAGGAGCACGGCGTCCCCATCCTGATCTCGGAGATCCACCCTGGCCAGCCGGCGGAGCGTTGTGGGGGGCTGCATGTGGGCGACGCCGTCCTGGCTGTCAACAGCATCAACCTGAGAGACGCCAAACACAAGGAGGCCGTCACCATACTCTCACAGCAG AGGGGAGAGATCGAGTTCGAGGTGGTGTACGTGGCCCCTGAGGTGGACTCTGACGACGAGAACGTGGAGTACGAGGACGAGAGCGGCCATCGCTACCGCCTGTACCTGGACGAACTGGAGGAGGCCACGGGCCCCAGTCGGAGCAACGGCACGGCTGACAACGCCTCCCTACAAG CCGCCCTGGAGAAGATGTCGGTGAGCGACGGAGCCGAGAACGGAGACACGGGCATCTCGAGCGAGACCGCATCTGAGGAGACCCCCTCCAAAGTAGTCGAGTCATCTGAGAGCTCCTCGTAA
- the gopc gene encoding Golgi-associated PDZ and coiled-coil motif-containing protein isoform X1 yields the protein MSASPAAQSSALVSPGSGMSMFRWLEVLEKEFDKAFVDIDLLLGEIDPDQADITYEGRQKMTSLSSCFAQLCHKAQTIFQLNHKVEAQLVDLKSELAETQGEKAVVEREVHDQLLQLHAMQLQLSAKAGQAVDSDSIKDRMPVPPVEVMERELAANKKEKLKEAKLDAEVKMHKKENEALRRHIAVLQAEVYGARLAAKYLDKELAGRVQQIQLLGRDMKGPAHDKLWNQLEAEIHLHRHKTVIRACRGRNEPKKPLASPVGHEPDSLKKTQGVGPIRKVVLTKEDHEGLGISITGGKEHGVPILISEIHPGQPAERCGGLHVGDAVLAVNSINLRDAKHKEAVTILSQQRGEIEFEVVYVAPEVDSDDENVEYEDESGHRYRLYLDELEEATGPSRSNGTADNASLQAALEKMSVSDGAENGDTGISSETASEETPSKVVESSESSS from the exons ATGTCTGCTTCGCCTGCTGCGCAGTCATCCGCTTTGGTCTCTCCTGGTTCAGGGATGTCAATGTTTCGGTGGTTGGAGGTGCTCGAAAAGGAGTTTGATAAAGCATTTGTGGATATTGATTTATTGTTGGGAGAAATCGACCCAGATCAAGCAGATATTACATATGAGGGCCGCCAGAAGATGACAAGTCTAAGCTCCTGTTTTGCTCAGCTATGTCACAAAGCACAGACGATTTTCCAGCTTAATCACAAAGTTGAG GCCCAGCTGGTGGACCTGAAGTCGGAGCTGGCCGAGACTCAGGGGGAGAAGGCcgtggtggagagggaggtacacgaccagctgctgcagctgcacgCAATGCAACTCCAGCTCAGCGCCAAGGCTGGCCAGGCCGTCGACTCCGACTCCATCAAGGACCGCATG CCCGTCCCCCCTGTGGAGGTCATG GAGAGGGAGCTGGCGGCCAACAAGAAGGAGAAGCTGAAGGAGGCCAAGCTGGATGCTGAGGTGAAGATGCACAAGAAGGAAAACGAGGCCCTCCGCAGACACATCGCGGTACTGCAGGCTGAGGTGTATGGCGCACGCCTAGCTGCCAAGTACCTGGACAAGGAGCTGGCAGGGAG AGTGCAGCAGATCCAGCTCCTGGGTCGTGACATGAAAGGACCGGCGCACGATAAACTGTGGAACCAGCTGGAAGCCGAGATTCACCTCCACCGCCACAAGACAGTCATCCGAGCCTGCAGGGGGCGCAACGAGCCAAAGAAGCCTCTGGCCTCACCCGTGGGCCAT gagccTGACTCCCTGAAGAAGACTCAAGGTGTGGGTCCCATTCGCAAAGTAGTCCTGACCAAAGAAGACCACGAGGGCCTCGGAATCTCCATCACG GGAGGGAAGGAGCACGGCGTCCCCATCCTGATCTCGGAGATCCACCCTGGCCAGCCGGCGGAGCGTTGTGGGGGGCTGCATGTGGGCGACGCCGTCCTGGCTGTCAACAGCATCAACCTGAGAGACGCCAAACACAAGGAGGCCGTCACCATACTCTCACAGCAG AGGGGAGAGATCGAGTTCGAGGTGGTGTACGTGGCCCCTGAGGTGGACTCTGACGACGAGAACGTGGAGTACGAGGACGAGAGCGGCCATCGCTACCGCCTGTACCTGGACGAACTGGAGGAGGCCACGGGCCCCAGTCGGAGCAACGGCACGGCTGACAACGCCTCCCTACAAG CCGCCCTGGAGAAGATGTCGGTGAGCGACGGAGCCGAGAACGGAGACACGGGCATCTCGAGCGAGACCGCATCTGAGGAGACCCCCTCCAAAGTAGTCGAGTCATCTGAGAGCTCCTCGTAA